One Nicotiana sylvestris chromosome 12, ASM39365v2, whole genome shotgun sequence genomic window carries:
- the LOC138884388 gene encoding uncharacterized protein isoform X1: protein MSSGNVGRLPLMDVVKFKGVPILQQLHLEERLLRTSPQNCCIVNDGTNEPTIVMGISGKPAELLEIGSVLQDKIPVVKRFTGGGTVIVDHRTVFISFIFNKDVVPTVQPYPRPIMSWSSQLYSKVFQGVGDFSLHENDYVFGNRKFGGNAQSITKGRWIHHTSFLWDYEMMNMAYLKLPKRAPDYRQIMLLLSPLRKDVTYSQS, encoded by the exons ATGAGTTCAGGAAATGTGGGGCGGCTGCCATTGATGGATGTTGTTAAATTTAAGGGAGTGCCAATTCTGCAGCAATTGCATTTGGAGGAACGGTTGCTCAGGACTTCACCTCAAAACTGTTGCATTGTAAATGATGGAACCAATGAACCCACAATTGTCATGGGTATTTCAGG AAAACCAGCTGAACTTCTTGAAATCGGTTCTGTTTTGCAAGACAAGATTCCAGTAGTAAAGAGGTTTACTGGAGGAGGCACTGTAATAGTCGATCACAGGACAGTTTTCATCTCCTTCATATTCAATAAGGATGTTGTCCCTACTGTACAACCATATCCTAGGCCCATCATGTCATGGAGCAGCCAACTCTATAGCAAGGTGTTTCAAGGAGTTGGGGATTTCTCTCTTCATGAAAATG ACTACGTTTTTGGCAACCGCAAGTTTGGGGGAAATGCTCAATCTATCACAAAAGGCCGTTGGATCCATCATACATCCTTTCTTTGGGATTATGAGATGATGAACATGGCTTATCTCAAACTTCCAAAACGAGCTCCTGACTATCGACAG
- the LOC138884388 gene encoding uncharacterized protein isoform X2 → MSSGNVGRLPLMDVVKFKGVPILQQLHLEERLLRTSPQNCCIVNDGTNEPTIVMGISGKPAELLEIGSVLQDKIPVVKRFTGGGTVIVDHRTVFISFIFNKDVVPTVQPYPRPIMSWSSQLYSKVFQGVGDFSLHENDYVFGNRKFGGNAQSITKGRWIHHTSFLWDYEMMNMAYLKLPKRAPDYRQVCKIFKFFVLLGK, encoded by the exons ATGAGTTCAGGAAATGTGGGGCGGCTGCCATTGATGGATGTTGTTAAATTTAAGGGAGTGCCAATTCTGCAGCAATTGCATTTGGAGGAACGGTTGCTCAGGACTTCACCTCAAAACTGTTGCATTGTAAATGATGGAACCAATGAACCCACAATTGTCATGGGTATTTCAGG AAAACCAGCTGAACTTCTTGAAATCGGTTCTGTTTTGCAAGACAAGATTCCAGTAGTAAAGAGGTTTACTGGAGGAGGCACTGTAATAGTCGATCACAGGACAGTTTTCATCTCCTTCATATTCAATAAGGATGTTGTCCCTACTGTACAACCATATCCTAGGCCCATCATGTCATGGAGCAGCCAACTCTATAGCAAGGTGTTTCAAGGAGTTGGGGATTTCTCTCTTCATGAAAATG ACTACGTTTTTGGCAACCGCAAGTTTGGGGGAAATGCTCAATCTATCACAAAAGGCCGTTGGATCCATCATACATCCTTTCTTTGGGATTATGAGATGATGAACATGGCTTATCTCAAACTTCCAAAACGAGCTCCTGACTATCGACAGGTTTGCAAAATTTTCAAGTTCTTTGTTCTGCTTGGTAAATAG